One genomic segment of Impatiens glandulifera chromosome 6, dImpGla2.1, whole genome shotgun sequence includes these proteins:
- the LOC124943225 gene encoding heat stress transcription factor A-1b-like, which translates to MTTANVVWTGFYNPVLLPPFLSKLYEIVDVPLTNDIVSWGPTNRSFIVWKLDNFYSILFYYFNDNNFSNFGRELHKYCFNKVHHTLWEFAHETGFVRGQPHLMMNILSRPKSRGHSSRNPRIARNSPLLSTYPKRQWTNPELARANNQQDIIVSSSSNGSQSSGLGIDLEFENINRKRKLELLEGTVKEDEHLGAMMLPNSFPEYNDDDNIVWADIPPPSYAQQIGNNNIVLEQSENIKEVKDDSKPEESIFKMWERFLMETD; encoded by the exons ATGACGACAGCTAACGTAGTATGGACTGGATTTTACAATCCAGTACTTTTACCTCCATTCCTTTCAAAGTTGTATGAGATTGTCGACGTTCCCTTGACAAATGATATTGTATCTTGGGGTCCGACTAATCGATCTTTCATTGTGTGGAAACTTGACAATTTCTACAGCATTTTGTTCTATTATTTCAATGACAATAATTTCTCCAACTTTGGTAGGGAACTCCACAAATAT TGTTTTAACAAAGTACACCATACACTATGGGAGTTTGCTCATGAAACTGGATTTGTCCGAGGACAGCCGCATCTTATGATGAATATCCTTTCGAGACCAAAGAGTCGTGGCCATTCGTCAAGGAATCCAAGGATAGCGAGAAATTCTCCACTACTATCTACTTATCCTAAGAGGCAGTGGACAAATCCAGAGTTGGCCCGAGCAAACAACCAACAAGACATAATTGTATCCTCCTCTTCTAATGGGTCACAAAGTTCGGGGCTTGGCATCGATTTGGAGTTTGAGAATATCAATAGAAAAAGGAAATTGGAGCTGTTGGAAGGTACTGTGAAAGAAGATGAACATCTAGGTGCTATGATGTTACCAAATTCATTTCCTGAATACAATGATGATGACAACATTGTATGGGCTGACATTCCGCCTCCTTCCTATGCTCAACAAATTGgcaataataatattgttttagaaCAATCTGAAAACATTAAGGAGGTAAAAGATGATAGCAAACCAGAAGAGTCCATATTCAAAATGTGGGAACGTTTTCTCATGGAAACGGACTGA